The DNA region GGAACCCGGTCGTACGCGACCAGGACCAGGACCCGCGGGATGCGGACGGCGCTGCCCACCAGTCCGACCGCCTCTTCCCCCGTCGCGGTAGACAATGCGCTCCAGGAGGGATAGTCGAACGTCTCGTACTGGTCGTTGATCGCCCGGGCGAGACCCGAATAGAGCAGGCAGAACGCCCTCCGGACGCTCGTCACGTGGACCGGGAAAAACGCCCGGTTGAGGACGAGGACGCTGGAGTTCAGCATCGGGGGGCTTCGCCGCACATGGTGGCTCCTACTGTACCGACCGCGCGAAAGACGGTCAATCGTTCTTCTCCGCGGCGAGGATGGCCGCCGCAAGCGCGGGCACCTCGTCGTCCCGGACGGTCCGCAGGTCCAGGAGCAGCTGCCCGCCGCCCACCCGCGCGACCACCGGCGGGTCTCCGCCGAGGAGCCGCCGGAACAGCTTCCCCTCGGGGATGCCCGGGTGGGAGACCGCCACGCACGTGGTCGGGACGAACACGTCCGGAAGCGCTCCGCCCCCGGGAGAGGTCCCGCCCGGCGCGAGGGAGAGGGTGAGCGCGGAACCGCCCGCGCGGCGGACGCGGCGGACGAGTCGGACCGCGCGCGCGCGCACCCGGGCGGGAGGCTCGAGGAGCATTCGGAGCACGGGTATCCCCGACACCGCCCTCCGGTCGTCGGCGTACAGGCGAAGAACCGCCGCCAGCGCCGCGAGGCGCAACTTGTCGATGCGCAGCGCGCGGGAGAGGGGGTGCCGCTTGAGCGGAGCGACGAGATCCTCGCTCCCGAGGATGATCCCCGCCTGGGGCCCGCCGAGAAGCTTGTCCCCGCTCGCCGTGACGATCCCGGGGCCCGCGGAGAGGGCCTGCCGCAGCGAAAACGCCCCCGGGATGCCGAGCGCGGCCAGGTCCAGCAGCGCCCCGGCCCCCTGGTCCTCCAGGACGGGGATCCCGGCCCTCGCGCCGATCGACGCGAGGTCGGCGGCGGATACCTCCTCCGTGAATCCGGTGACCGCAAAGTTCGACCGGTGGACCTTCAGCAGCAGGGCCGTCTGCCCGGTGATCGCGTTCTCGTAATCCCGGGCGCGGGTCCGGTTGGTCGTCCCGACCTCCACCATGCGCGCGCCGCTCTCCGCCATGATCTCGGGGACGCGGAACGAGCCGCCGATCTCGACCAGCTCGCCGCGGCTTACGATCACCTCGCGTCCCCGCGCGATGCCCGACAGGCACAGGAGGACGGCGGCGGCGTTGTTGTTCACCACGTGGGCGCACTCCGCGCCGGTGAGGGCGCGGATCATCCCCTCCACGTGGGAGAGGCGCGAGGAGCGCTCCCCCGCGTCCAGGTCGTACTCCAGGTTGGTGTATCCGCGGGACGTTTCGAGGACGGCGTCGAGCGCTTCCTTCGGAAGCGGCGCCCGGCCGAGGTTGGTGTGAACGACAACCCCGGCCGCGTTGATCACCCTGCGCATCGAGAGGGATTCACCGGCCGCGATCTCCGCCGGGAGCCGGGCGAGGATCCGCTCGACCCACATATCCCGGGATGGGGCCTCACCGGAGCCGGCCGAGGAGCGGAGTTCGCCGAGGACCCTTCGGAGGGAGTCGACCACCACGGCGCGGGGGTGGACCCGGAGGAGGGCGCGGACCGGGTCGCGTCCCAGAAGCGACGCGATCGACGGAAGGTTCCGCAGTCCCTGGTCGTCCGGCATGAGGACGCGAAGGTCAGCCCTTCGCCAGCTCCCGGAGAAGGATCGTCTTGCCGTAGAGGGCGTTCTTCTGGACGAGCTCCTCCGCGAGGGATGCATCCCGCTTGCGGAACGCCTCGATGATCTCCTGGTGCTGCCGGATCGACCCCTCGATCCTGCCCGGCATGGCGAGGATCAGGCGGAACCGCTGGAACTGCATCACCATGTTCTGGACGATCGCGTGGAGCTTGTCGTTCCCGCAGGCCCGCAGGAAGATGTCGTGGAACTCGTTGTGGAGATCGAGCACGCGCCGCAGGTCCTTCTTCGCGGAAGCCGCCTCGAGCTGCCGGTTCACGGTCGCCATCTTCGTCAGGTCGTTCTCCGTCAGCGTCTTCGCCGCCAGCTTCGCCGCGTACCCCTCGAGCACCATCTTCAGGTCGTAGAAGTTGGAAACGTCCTGGGCGGAGAGGGAGGCGACGATCGCCCCCTTTCGCGGGATGACCGAGATGAACCCTTCCGACTCGAGCTGCCGGAACGCCTCCCGGATCGGGGTGCGGCTGATGCCGAACTTGTCCGCGAGCTCCGGCTCGGCGATGCGGGCCCCCGGCCTGAGCTGCCCGTTGACGATGGCGCCCCGGATCGAGGAGACGATCCGCTCGCGAAGGGTCATGTGGTTGTCGATTCGGATTTTGAGCTTTTGCAATGGGATACCCCTGCGGACCGGAAAATGAACGCCGTTCTATGTATACAGTATACAAATCGAATGTCAAGTACCTAATTTCCGGGCGTATTCCGGCCCGGAGGCGCGCCGCCCCCCGCGGATTTCCCGGTGGAACCTCCGCCTTGCCCGACGCCGCGGGATGCGGTACGGTCTACCGTCCAGACCATTCCCCCGCCGGAGGCGCCGCGATGAACCGGGTCGTCCACTCCACCGTCCCCTACCCCATGCTCTCGGAGGAAGGGACGCTCGCCGCCCTGGTCGAGGCGGGCGTCGGTCCCGAGATCTACTTCTCCGGGGCGACCCTCGACCGGCTGACCCCCGGCGAAGCCGAGCGGTCCGCGGAGGCGCTCCGCGCCGCCGGGATCCGCACCCTTTCCTTCCACGCCCCGTTCCGCGACGTGTGGCCGGGGGCCCAGGACGAGGAAGCCCGCCGGCTCTCCGTGCGGCGCATGCGCCAGGCGATCGCGCTGGCCCCCGTCTACCGGCCCGAGGGGATCGTCGTGCACGGAGGGTATTTCGGCTGGCTGTTCGACTTCCACGCCGAGGAGTGGCTCGCATCCGCCGCGCGTTCGTTCGGCGAGCTCGCGGAGGCGGCGGAGAAGGCCGGGACGGAGCTGTTCGTGGAAAACGTCTTCGACGAGATCCCCGACCACCTCCTGCGCCTCCGGGAGGCGGTGGGTTCCCCGCGCCTCCACTTCTGCTTCGACCCCGGACACGCGAATCTCTTCTCCAGGCTGCCCGTGCACCAGTGGGCGAAGGCGTTCGGGAAGGAGATCCGGCTGATGCACGTCCACGACAACCGGGGCCGCCGGGACGACCACCTCCCCGTGGGAGAGGGAACGATCAATTTCCGCGGGGTGCTGCTGGCGGTGGGCGATGCGGGAGCCCGTCCGATCCTCACCCTCGAACCGCACCGGAAGGAGCATTTCCCGCGGGGAGTGGCGGGACTCCGGGAGATCCTTTCGACCCTCCCCTGAGCCGTCAGGCGCCGGACAGGTATTCGAGCGCCTCCTTCTCCGTGTCGAACGAGCGGACGTATTTCGAGAGGCCGGTCACCTGGAACAGGTCCCGGTTGATCCGGCTCACCTCGCAGAACGCCATCCGCCCATCCCCCTCCATCACCTTCTCGACGATCCCGATGATGAACGAGATGCCGATGCTGTTGACCAGGCGGGTCTCCCCGAAATGGAGGAGGAGGCGCCGCCCTCCCCCGCCGATCCGGGAGCGCACGACCCTCTCCACCTCTTCCCCGAGCAGGCTGTTCAGATACCCGCCCACGTACACCACCATGGTTTCCCCGTCCATCCGGGTGCGGATCTTCGCGTGCGGCGACATCATCCCTCGCCGGGGGCCGCAGGCCCCCCGTCTCCCCGGGCGGGGCTCCCCGTCTCCCCGGGACCTCCGTCCAGATACTTGACCATCCGGACGACCGTGCCGTCCGGCCCCGTGGCGATCTCCACGTCGTCCACCAGCTCCCGGATCAACCGCAATCCCCACCCGCGGTTCTTCTTCGACTCCTCCGGCGTCTTCCCCCCCCGGAACCCCTTCCCGTCGTCCTGGACGAACAGCTCGATCTTCTCCGGGGAGAGCAGGTAGCGCAGGCGGACCTTTCCCGTCGCGGAGGCGCTGTGCTCGAACGCGTTGATGCACGCCTCGATGATCGCCATCTTGATCCGGTCGACCGTGTCCGGGTCGACGGACGCGAACGCGGCGACCTCCTCGGCGACCCGTGCCGCGACCACCTCGGAATCGGCCTTCATCGGCAGGACCAGTTCGTACTCCAGCGTCCGGTCGGCGCGGGGCGCGGCCGGGCCGGACGGCTTCGCGCCCTCCGGCTCCCGCTCCATCTCCTCGAGCCCGAACAGGTTGAGGAAGAGCCGAAGCTGCGTCGGGTGCGACAGGTGCACTCCGTACCGGGAGGCGAGGTCCACCGCCGCGGGGTCCGCCGCCTCGTGAAGCACCATCCACTTCCGGAGCCGGTCGGCGGGCAGCCCTTTCTCCAGCGCTAGGAGACGGCAACGGTTCTCGAAGTGCTCCACGGAACGCGCCGCCAACGTCTTTTCCGGAACCACGTCGACCGCCCAGATGACCAGGTTCTCTTCCGAAAATTCCTCCTCGAGGAAGCCGTACGCCACCAGGTCGAAGTCGAATCGCGGCCCTCCGCGGACGGCCCGGTAGCCGGTGGACACGGAGGACACCTTCGGAAGGCGGATCTTCACCGGCTCCCGCTCCATCCCGATCACGACCTCGAGGAGCCCCTTCCCGCCGAACTTCTCCCGGAACCGCCCGTACTCGAGCAGGAGAAGCGGCACTTCCCGCAGGTCCCACTTCCGCATCATCTCCTTCACCGCGGCGACGCGGCGCGCGTGTTCCGCGCCCTGCCCCGCCTCGGGGGAGGCGTGGGACAGCCGCGCCTGCACGATGGAGGCGGCGACCTGCGATCCGCCCTTTCCGAGCACCCCGCGTTCGAACGCCCAGAACAGGAAGTCGGACAGGACCGGGTCGCCGGTGAAGGTCAGCTGCTCGAGGTCGGACTTCATCAGCCCCTTGAATTCGAGCGCCGCGAGAACCGCCTCCCCCTCCTCCTGGGATGTCCCCATCAGCGACAGCGCCCCCTCCACGGTGTCCAGCGGGAACCGGTCGCACAGGACGCGCTTCAGGAACCGGATCGCGCGCCCCCGCCGGCCGCGTTCCGGGAACGTGTTCTCGAAGAACTCCCTCCAGTACCGGTTCAGCTTCCCCTCCGTGACGGAGAGCGCGTAGAGATTCTCGAGGGAGATCGTGTCCTCCACCTTCACGTTCCGGAAGAAGATCTCCTCGACCAGCATCCGCTGGTACACCGGGATCCCCCCGAGGCGCTCGGAGGCGCGCGGCAGGAGCGACGGCGCCATGACGATCCGGCGGCGGTCGCAGAGCCGCTCCCAGAGCCGCACGGACGGCTCCCTGGAGAGCCCCCCGATCTCGAGCATCTGGAAGGTCCCGAAGAGACCCTCCCGCTTGAGGGACGCTGTGACCCTCCCCGGGGAGGAGCCGGAGAGGAACATGGGGTAGTGCCCCGACTTGATGAAGGGGCGGAGGATGGAAAGCATCGTCCCGTCGGGGATCCCCTGCATTTTCCCCGTATACTGGAAGTCGTCGAAGAGGAAGACCGGATAGAAGACCTCCCCCGCCGCCGCGAACGGGAACGACATGGCGTTCACGAGCGCCGACAGCCCGTCGCCGGACGAGGTGTACCGGGAGTGCGCGGACAGGGTATCCCTGCAGCCGCCGAAACCGTGGGCGGCCAGGCGGTCGCACATCGCTTCCGGGTCGAACACCGGCGGCTGCGGGTCCCCGAGGAACCGGAGGAGCTGCCAGAGGAACTCCTGCAGGAAGTGCTGGGACAGCGCCAGTGGATGGGAGAGGATCTGGCTGAAGGAGAAGTAGAAGGGGAACGGCCTCGGCGGCTCGCCGTCCACCGGTCCCGACCGGAGCCCCTGCGCCACCTTGAGCAGCAGCGACGTCTTTCCGATGTTGGGAGGGCCGTAGATCATGAAGGAGGAACCGATGCCGCGCCCCCCCTCGGCCGCCGCCCGCGTCAGGGCGGCCATCTCCTCCTCCCGGCCGAAGAAATCCTCTTCACGGAAGGACGCCTCCGCCCCCATGGTGCCGAAAAGACGCAATTCCCCTGTACCCCCGAACCGGTGGTCCCGGCGCCTCGGGATAATGTAGCGTGAAACCGTTGCGTTTACAAAAATTTCATGGGATTTTCGAGCCCATGCGCGAGATCCCCCCGTCGATCCGGAAACCGTCGAGGTACAGCGGAAGCGAGATCCGCCGCGGGGGTATCGCGTGGGACGCCGCCGCCGTCCGCGTGCTCCTCGCCTTTCCCGACGCGTACGAGATCGGGATGTCCCACCTGGGGATCCTCCTCCTCCACGAGATTCTTTCGGCCCGTCCCGCCACGCTCTGCGAGAGGGTGTTCGCCCCGTGGAGCGACTACGAGGAGCACCTCCGGTCGACCGGCACCCCTCTCCCTTCGCTGGAATCGGGCCGGTCCGCCGCCTCGTTCGACATGATCGGCTTCTCCCTCTGCTACGAACTGACGTACACCAACGTGCTCGCGATGCTGGACCTGTCGGGGATCCCCCTGATGGCGAAGGACCGTCGGGAGGAGGACCCGCTGATCCTGGCGGGAGGGGTGTGCACGATGAATCCCGCGCCCGTGGCGCCCTTCTTCGATGCGATGCTCGTGGGGGACGGGGAGGAGGCGGTGCTGGAGATCGCCGCCCTCGTCCAGCGGAGGAAGGAGCGGGGGGGGACGCGCGCGGATCTGATCGCGTCGGTCTCCGCCGTCGCAGGGGTCTACGTCCCGGGGGTCTCGACGGCGGTCTCCCGGCGCGTCCTCCCGGACCTCGCCCTGTCCCCGCTACTCCCGGCGCCGATCCTGCCGTCGATGCGGGTGGTCCACGACCGGCTGAGCGTCGAGATCTCCCGGGGG from Deltaproteobacteria bacterium includes:
- a CDS encoding L-seryl-tRNA(Sec) selenium transferase — translated: MPDDQGLRNLPSIASLLGRDPVRALLRVHPRAVVVDSLRRVLGELRSSAGSGEAPSRDMWVERILARLPAEIAAGESLSMRRVINAAGVVVHTNLGRAPLPKEALDAVLETSRGYTNLEYDLDAGERSSRLSHVEGMIRALTGAECAHVVNNNAAAVLLCLSGIARGREVIVSRGELVEIGGSFRVPEIMAESGARMVEVGTTNRTRARDYENAITGQTALLLKVHRSNFAVTGFTEEVSAADLASIGARAGIPVLEDQGAGALLDLAALGIPGAFSLRQALSAGPGIVTASGDKLLGGPQAGIILGSEDLVAPLKRHPLSRALRIDKLRLAALAAVLRLYADDRRAVSGIPVLRMLLEPPARVRARAVRLVRRVRRAGGSALTLSLAPGGTSPGGGALPDVFVPTTCVAVSHPGIPEGKLFRRLLGGDPPVVARVGGGQLLLDLRTVRDDEVPALAAAILAAEKND
- a CDS encoding GntR family transcriptional regulator; this encodes MTLRERIVSSIRGAIVNGQLRPGARIAEPELADKFGISRTPIREAFRQLESEGFISVIPRKGAIVASLSAQDVSNFYDLKMVLEGYAAKLAAKTLTENDLTKMATVNRQLEAASAKKDLRRVLDLHNEFHDIFLRACGNDKLHAIVQNMVMQFQRFRLILAMPGRIEGSIRQHQEIIEAFRKRDASLAEELVQKNALYGKTILLRELAKG
- a CDS encoding sugar phosphate isomerase/epimerase translates to MNRVVHSTVPYPMLSEEGTLAALVEAGVGPEIYFSGATLDRLTPGEAERSAEALRAAGIRTLSFHAPFRDVWPGAQDEEARRLSVRRMRQAIALAPVYRPEGIVVHGGYFGWLFDFHAEEWLASAARSFGELAEAAEKAGTELFVENVFDEIPDHLLRLREAVGSPRLHFCFDPGHANLFSRLPVHQWAKAFGKEIRLMHVHDNRGRRDDHLPVGEGTINFRGVLLAVGDAGARPILTLEPHRKEHFPRGVAGLREILSTLP
- a CDS encoding ATP-binding protein, yielding MRLFGTMGAEASFREEDFFGREEEMAALTRAAAEGGRGIGSSFMIYGPPNIGKTSLLLKVAQGLRSGPVDGEPPRPFPFYFSFSQILSHPLALSQHFLQEFLWQLLRFLGDPQPPVFDPEAMCDRLAAHGFGGCRDTLSAHSRYTSSGDGLSALVNAMSFPFAAAGEVFYPVFLFDDFQYTGKMQGIPDGTMLSILRPFIKSGHYPMFLSGSSPGRVTASLKREGLFGTFQMLEIGGLSREPSVRLWERLCDRRRIVMAPSLLPRASERLGGIPVYQRMLVEEIFFRNVKVEDTISLENLYALSVTEGKLNRYWREFFENTFPERGRRGRAIRFLKRVLCDRFPLDTVEGALSLMGTSQEEGEAVLAALEFKGLMKSDLEQLTFTGDPVLSDFLFWAFERGVLGKGGSQVAASIVQARLSHASPEAGQGAEHARRVAAVKEMMRKWDLREVPLLLLEYGRFREKFGGKGLLEVVIGMEREPVKIRLPKVSSVSTGYRAVRGGPRFDFDLVAYGFLEEEFSEENLVIWAVDVVPEKTLAARSVEHFENRCRLLALEKGLPADRLRKWMVLHEAADPAAVDLASRYGVHLSHPTQLRLFLNLFGLEEMEREPEGAKPSGPAAPRADRTLEYELVLPMKADSEVVAARVAEEVAAFASVDPDTVDRIKMAIIEACINAFEHSASATGKVRLRYLLSPEKIELFVQDDGKGFRGGKTPEESKKNRGWGLRLIRELVDDVEIATGPDGTVVRMVKYLDGGPGETGSPARGDGGPAAPGEG